TGTTGCCCGCAATTTCGACAAACCAGAGTGCACCATCGTTACCACTAGTAATACCCACTGGCCCTGCTTCTTGTGTAGGAAGAGGGTATTCCGTTAACTCTCCAGTATCAGTCATTCTTCCAATAGCATTATTTTGGTTTTCTGTGAACCATAGTGCGTTATCCGAACCTAAAGTAATAAAAGAAGGAAACGAACCCTTATTTGGCAGATCATATTCATGGATAGCACCTTCAGTGGTCAATTTGCCTATACGATTCCCACTTATTTGGGTGAACCATATATCACCATTTAAGCCTTCAGTTATTCCGTAAGGAGCAGAATCCGACTGTGGTAGTGGGTATTCTGTAAAAATACCTGTTGTTGTAAGCTTTCCTATTTTATTAGCACCATTTTCTGTAAACCATATGTCGCCCCTGGAAGATACAGTTAAACACATAACTTTAGCATCAGGAGTAGGAACTATAAAATCTTTTATCTCACCACTCTGATTTATACAGCTGATTTTGTTTGCTTTATGTTGTGTAAACCATACCTTTCCGTCTTGTGTTGAAGCTATACCGTACGGACCTGAGTCGGGAATTGATAAATTAAACTCTCTTAAATCAAATTTCATTTATTATCCCTCCAATCAATAATTTTTGAACGTCCTATAAAGCAGATAAGGTCTGCAGATGGATTTGTCGATAATCAATCTTTTCCCCCTTAACGTTAAAAACTTTAAGGACTATAAAAATAAAATCCATATATTACTAATTATCAATAAAAAAATGAGCAGTAAGATTACGTAGAGAACGTTAACTACTACCCATTATTATCGTCTATATAATATGTTTAAGATGAAATTTCCGCCCTTACTCTTCCATTAATTGATATTTCTTTAAAATATCCAATGTAATGTTTTTAGCGTCTGTACTTGTTCCGTCAATATTCGTAACAAAACTATATGCCCGATTGTCCTTTTCTATAAAACCGACATACCAGCCTAAGCCAGACCCTTGTCCTGTTTTTCCGTAAAGGGTATAGTCATCCCCTTCAGCCTGGATCATTATCCGTTTAACTGTTTTTATCACATTCTTATCGAAAGGAAGGTTCTCTTTATACAGTGTTCCCATAAAATCTGCTTGTTCGATTGGAGATATTTTAAGTGAGCTGCTTAACCAAAACTGGTCAATTCCTCCGCTAATATCTTGGTTCCCATAAGAAATTTTTTGAACCCACTCCTCCATTCGGTCCTCTCCAATGTCACGGGCCATCGCTTGATAATACCAAACGACAGAGTACCTCATGGCAGACCCAAGCGTATGATCCTGGTTCCATATCGGAATTTCCCGTTCCTCACCATCCCAATATTTAATGTCATATTCATCTTTTACAGCACCTACCTGCAATCCAATAAGTGCATTAGGAACTTTAAACGTTGATTGCGGTGCAAACCTTTGATTGGCTCGTTCATTATTATAGATAAATGTTCTGTTATTTTTCATCTCTCGCAGTATGAACGTTCCGTCATGATCAGAAAAAAA
This window of the Bacillus gobiensis genome carries:
- the blaOXA gene encoding class D beta-lactamase, with amino-acid sequence MKKLKNLAVLLVLICAAVLITYVQSPSEANAAKDNLNVKKLEVDEFFSDHDGTFILREMKNNRTFIYNNERANQRFAPQSTFKVPNALIGLQVGAVKDEYDIKYWDGEEREIPIWNQDHTLGSAMRYSVVWYYQAMARDIGEDRMEEWVQKISYGNQDISGGIDQFWLSSSLKISPIEQADFMGTLYKENLPFDKNVIKTVKRIMIQAEGDDYTLYGKTGQGSGLGWYVGFIEKDNRAYSFVTNIDGTSTDAKNITLDILKKYQLMEE
- a CDS encoding Vgb family protein, with the translated sequence MKFDLREFNLSIPDSGPYGIASTQDGKVWFTQHKANKISCINQSGEIKDFIVPTPDAKVMCLTVSSRGDIWFTENGANKIGKLTTTGIFTEYPLPQSDSAPYGITEGLNGDIWFTQISGNRIGKLTTEGAIHEYDLPNKGSFPSFITLGSDNALWFTENQNNAIGRMTDTGELTEYPLPTQEAGPVGITSGNDGALWFVEIAGNKIGRITTSGEISEYDIPTPNSRPHAITKGKDCEIWFTEWGANKIGRITSDQTIHEYPIQTENAEPHGIAFGNDGSVWFALECNKIGKLNLSE